Proteins encoded within one genomic window of Anastrepha ludens isolate Willacy chromosome 4, idAnaLude1.1, whole genome shotgun sequence:
- the LOC128860919 gene encoding bladder cancer-associated protein encodes MYCLQCLLPVLLIPKPTNPALMETHVMFIVLYLIGFFLERKPCTICSLIFLTAVFLICYSGVGNCIFWGNCEGHQCENG; translated from the coding sequence ATGTACTGTCTACAATGTTTGCTGCCAGTATTGCTTATACCGAAGCCAACAAACCCGGCGCTTATGGAGACGCATGTTATGTTTATTGTACTCTACTTAATTGGCTTTTTTCTCGAGCGGAAGCCTTGCACCATCTGCAGTTTAATATTTCTAACAGCTGTATTCCTTATCTGCTACAGTGGAGTAGGAAATTGCATTTTTTGGGGCAACTGTGAAGGGCATCAATGTGAGAATGGTTAA
- the LOC128861355 gene encoding peroxisomal membrane protein 2 → MSLSKPVYSLVGIYLEQLFNHPVRTKSITSSILAGSANYTAQRIAGQKINQESVIAYSLFGLIFGGTVPHYFYRTVERLFNHDMKFRRFFQFLSERLVFAPFYQLLSLYFLSIFEMNSHEVAVANLKKLYWPLLRTNWQYLSIPVFLNMAFVPPMLRTVTMSIVSFIWVVYMARRRRRLQEKSTDASDQKGNQ, encoded by the exons ATGTCACTATCAAAGCCCGTGTATTCGCTTGTAGGAATTTACTTGGAGCAACTTTTCAATCATCCGGTGCGCACCAAATCTATAACTAG CTCTATACTAGCAGGATCGGCGAATTACACTGCGCAGCGCATCGCTGGCCAAAAGATCAATCAGGAAAGTGTAATCGCGTATAGCCTCTTTGG CCTAATCTTTGGCGGCACTGTACCACATTATTTTTACCGAACGGTGGAACGTCTCTTCAATCATGATATGAAATTTCGGCGGTTTTTCCAGTTCTTGTCTGAACGCTTGGTTTTTGCGCCATTCTACCAACTGCTCTCACTATATTTTCTATCCATATTTGAG atGAACTCGCATGAAGTCGCTGTTGCTAATTTGAAAAAACTCTATTGGCCGCTACTGCGTACCAATTGGCAGTACTTATCCATTCCGGTCTTTCTCAATATGGCATTTGTTCCTCCCATG ttgCGTACAGTTACAATGAGTATAGTGTCCTTCATTTGGGTGGTCTACATGGCGCGTCGGCGTCGCCGTCTTCAGGAGAAATCAACCGATGCTTCGGACCAAAAAGGAAACCAGTGA